Proteins encoded together in one Streptomyces umbrinus window:
- a CDS encoding MFS transporter, translating into MRPAADSPARLRRPSWAGRNYTLLTAAAVVTNLGSQGALIAAAFAVLDEGGDGGDVGLVAAARTLPLVLFLLIGGAVADRLPRHRVMVAANTLNCLSQAAFAALVIAGEPRLWQMMLLTALGGTGHAFFSPAAEGMLLSSVSGKAGRAFALFRLAMHGAGLGGAALGGAMVALVGPGWVLAVDALAFAIAGSLRAFLDVSHIPSRAPGGGMLTDLRDGWREVIGRPWLWTIVAQFSVVVAVVGAAEAVYGPLVARDNLGGAGPWGLALAAFGAGTVGGALLMMRWKPRRLLFAGTLCVFPLALPSAALAVPFPVGPLCAVMFVSGAAIEVFGVSWMTALHQEIPEDKFSRVSAYDWFGSIAMVPLATALAGPAESAFGRSASLWGCAVLVVVVTAAVLCVPDVRNLTRRTKEVAQGVPARSEPAHSDGLS; encoded by the coding sequence GTGAGACCTGCCGCCGACTCCCCCGCCCGCCTGCGCCGCCCCTCCTGGGCGGGCCGCAACTACACCCTGCTGACCGCCGCCGCGGTGGTGACGAACCTTGGCAGCCAAGGAGCGTTGATCGCGGCGGCGTTCGCCGTCCTGGACGAGGGCGGCGACGGCGGGGACGTAGGTCTGGTGGCGGCGGCCCGCACCCTCCCGCTGGTGCTCTTCCTGCTGATCGGCGGCGCGGTCGCGGACCGGCTCCCCCGGCACCGCGTGATGGTCGCGGCCAACACCCTCAACTGCCTTTCCCAGGCGGCCTTCGCGGCACTCGTGATCGCGGGAGAACCGCGGCTCTGGCAGATGATGCTGCTGACCGCGCTCGGCGGCACGGGCCACGCGTTCTTCAGCCCGGCCGCCGAGGGCATGCTGCTCTCCTCCGTCAGCGGCAAGGCCGGCCGTGCCTTCGCACTGTTCCGCCTCGCGATGCACGGCGCAGGCCTCGGCGGGGCCGCGCTGGGCGGTGCCATGGTCGCCTTGGTCGGCCCCGGCTGGGTACTCGCCGTGGACGCGCTGGCGTTCGCGATCGCGGGCTCGCTGCGGGCCTTCCTCGACGTGAGTCACATACCGTCCCGCGCACCCGGCGGCGGAATGCTCACCGACCTCCGCGACGGCTGGCGCGAGGTCATCGGCAGGCCCTGGCTGTGGACGATCGTCGCCCAGTTCTCCGTCGTGGTGGCCGTCGTCGGCGCCGCCGAGGCGGTGTACGGCCCCCTCGTCGCCCGGGACAACCTCGGCGGCGCGGGACCATGGGGCCTGGCCCTGGCCGCGTTCGGCGCGGGCACAGTCGGCGGCGCCCTCCTGATGATGCGCTGGAAGCCACGCAGACTCCTCTTCGCCGGCACCCTCTGCGTCTTCCCCCTCGCCCTCCCGTCGGCCGCACTCGCCGTACCGTTCCCGGTGGGCCCCCTGTGCGCGGTGATGTTCGTGTCCGGCGCCGCGATAGAGGTCTTCGGCGTCTCGTGGATGACCGCGCTGCACCAGGAGATCCCCGAGGACAAGTTCTCCCGCGTCTCGGCGTACGACTGGTTCGGCTCGATCGCCATGGTGCCGCTCGCCACGGCGCTCGCGGGGCCTGCCGAGTCCGCCTTCGGGCGTTCCGCGTCCCTGTGGGGCTGCGCGGTCCTGGTCGTCGTGGTGACGGCGGCGGTGCTGTGCGTTCCCGACGTGCGGAATCTGACGCGGCGTACGAAGGAAGTGGCCCAGGGAGTACCGGCCAGGAGCGAGCCGGCGCACTCCGACGGCCTTTCCTGA
- a CDS encoding DUF4442 domain-containing protein, whose translation MSIGEMLAATVPMVRTLKLEYLETTPEKAVLALPDQSEYHNHVGGPHAGAMFTLGESASGAVVLAAFGDQLARAVPLPVTAEIAFKKLARGPVTATATLGRSIEDVVAELDAGERPEFPVAVAIQREDGAVTGEMTVIWTLRPNG comes from the coding sequence ATGTCGATCGGCGAGATGCTCGCCGCCACGGTTCCGATGGTGCGGACCCTGAAGCTGGAGTATCTCGAGACCACTCCGGAGAAGGCCGTCCTCGCGCTGCCCGACCAGAGCGAGTACCACAACCATGTGGGCGGGCCGCATGCCGGGGCGATGTTCACGCTGGGGGAGTCGGCGAGTGGCGCGGTCGTGCTGGCCGCGTTCGGGGACCAGCTCGCGCGGGCAGTGCCGCTGCCCGTGACCGCCGAGATCGCGTTCAAGAAGCTGGCCAGGGGACCTGTCACGGCCACCGCCACACTGGGGCGCTCCATCGAGGACGTCGTCGCCGAACTCGACGCCGGGGAGCGGCCGGAGTTCCCCGTGGCCGTCGCCATCCAGCGCGAGGACGGTGCCGTGACCGGCGAGATGACGGTCATCTGGACGCTGCGGCCCAACGGCTGA
- a CDS encoding Gfo/Idh/MocA family protein, producing MAQRGTLGVAVIGTGKMGADHVRRLSEVTNGARVAAVVDVDAERVKRIADGIEGCTAHTDAAAAMAADGVDAVLIASPGPAHEAALLTAFEHDLPVLCEKPLTPGSASALRVLEAEQKVGHRLVQVGFMRRYDTEYAKLKALLNTGQLGRPLMLHNRHRNVATPPGFTSEMLINDSVVHEMDITRWLLGQEITAVTVLKPTPSGNAPEGLQDPQFVVFETAGGAIVDVEINVNCGFGYQVQAEVVCERGTARIGDGHALVTNQAGRWGGTIAQDFVERFEDAYDRQVQAWVDATRRGEVTGPSAWDGYATAAVCEAGVRAQTEGGRIEVELVERPAFYN from the coding sequence ATGGCTCAGCGCGGAACGCTCGGCGTGGCCGTCATCGGCACCGGAAAGATGGGGGCCGATCATGTGCGGCGTCTCTCCGAAGTGACCAACGGGGCACGCGTCGCCGCGGTCGTGGACGTCGACGCGGAACGGGTCAAGCGGATCGCCGACGGTATCGAGGGCTGCACGGCCCACACCGACGCGGCCGCCGCGATGGCCGCGGACGGCGTCGACGCCGTACTGATCGCCTCCCCCGGCCCCGCCCACGAGGCGGCGCTGCTCACCGCCTTCGAGCACGACCTGCCCGTCCTGTGCGAGAAGCCGCTCACCCCGGGCTCGGCCTCCGCGCTGCGGGTCCTGGAGGCCGAGCAGAAGGTCGGGCACCGCCTGGTGCAGGTGGGCTTCATGCGCCGGTACGACACCGAGTACGCGAAGCTCAAGGCGCTGCTGAACACCGGGCAGTTGGGCCGGCCGCTGATGCTGCACAACCGGCACCGCAATGTCGCGACCCCGCCCGGCTTCACCAGCGAGATGCTCATCAACGACTCGGTCGTGCACGAGATGGACATCACGCGCTGGCTGCTCGGCCAGGAGATCACCGCGGTCACCGTGCTGAAGCCGACGCCGTCCGGCAACGCCCCGGAGGGCCTGCAGGATCCGCAGTTCGTCGTGTTCGAGACCGCCGGCGGCGCGATCGTCGACGTCGAGATCAACGTCAACTGCGGCTTCGGGTACCAGGTACAGGCCGAGGTGGTCTGCGAACGCGGCACGGCCCGCATCGGCGACGGCCACGCACTGGTCACCAACCAGGCGGGCCGCTGGGGCGGCACCATCGCCCAGGACTTCGTGGAGCGCTTCGAGGACGCGTACGACCGCCAGGTGCAGGCCTGGGTCGACGCCACCCGCCGCGGCGAGGTCACCGGGCCCAGCGCCTGGGACGGCTACGCCACGGCCGCGGTCTGCGAGGCGGGCGTCCGCGCCCAGACCGAGGGCGGCCGCATCGAGGTCGAGCTCGTCGAACGCCCGGCCTTCTACAACTGA
- a CDS encoding sugar phosphate isomerase/epimerase family protein, producing MANALDRIRVGSAPDSWGVWFPDDPQQVPWERFLDEVSEAGYSWIELGPYGYLPTDPAKLTDEVNRRDLKVSAGTVFTALHRGPDVWDATWEHVSQVAELTRAMGAKHLVVIPSFWRDDKTAELIEPSELTVRQWSYLTKGMERLGHEVKERFGLDIVVHPHADTHIDTEEHVERFLDSTDSGLVSLCLDTGHYAYCGGDNVKLIETYGERIGYLHLKQVDPEILADVVKNEVPFGPAVQRGVMCEPPTGVPALEPVLDAAQRLGVDLFAIVEQDMYPCPPDKPLPIAVRTRQFLRSCGA from the coding sequence ATGGCCAACGCGCTCGATCGCATCCGCGTCGGCTCCGCGCCGGACTCGTGGGGCGTCTGGTTCCCCGACGACCCCCAGCAGGTGCCCTGGGAACGCTTCCTGGACGAGGTCTCCGAGGCCGGTTACTCGTGGATCGAGCTGGGCCCGTACGGCTATCTGCCGACCGACCCGGCCAAGCTCACCGACGAGGTGAACAGGCGCGACCTCAAGGTGTCGGCCGGCACGGTCTTCACCGCGCTGCACCGCGGTCCCGACGTCTGGGACGCCACCTGGGAGCACGTCAGCCAGGTCGCCGAGCTGACCCGGGCGATGGGCGCGAAGCACCTGGTGGTCATCCCGTCCTTCTGGCGGGACGACAAGACCGCCGAGTTGATCGAGCCGTCGGAGCTGACGGTCCGTCAATGGTCGTACCTCACCAAGGGCATGGAGCGCCTCGGCCACGAGGTGAAGGAACGCTTCGGCCTCGACATCGTGGTGCACCCGCACGCGGACACGCACATCGACACCGAGGAGCACGTCGAGCGCTTCCTCGACTCGACGGACTCCGGCCTGGTCAGCCTCTGTCTGGACACCGGGCACTACGCCTACTGCGGCGGTGACAACGTCAAGCTGATCGAGACGTACGGCGAGCGCATCGGCTATCTGCACCTCAAGCAGGTCGACCCGGAGATCCTCGCGGACGTCGTCAAGAACGAGGTCCCGTTCGGTCCCGCCGTCCAGCGCGGCGTGATGTGCGAGCCCCCCACCGGCGTGCCCGCCCTGGAGCCGGTGCTGGACGCCGCGCAGCGCCTCGGTGTCGACCTGTTCGCCATCGTCGAGCAGGACATGTACCCCTGCCCGCCGGACAAGCCCCTGCCCATCGCGGTGCGCACCCGCCAGTTCCTGCGCTCCTGCGGCGCCTGA
- a CDS encoding ATP-binding cassette domain-containing protein, with translation MTTNETSPNGAAVKDKPETAEPIVELKGAGKAYGNVRALHTVDLAVYPSQVTCVLGDNGAGKSTLIKIISGLHQHTEGEFLIDGQAVHLSTPREALDKGIATVYQDLATVPLMPVWRNFFLGSEMTKGPWPIRRLDIAKMKATADTELRNMGIILDDLDQPIGTLSGGQRQSVAIARAVYFGARVLILDEPTAALGVKQSGVVLKYIAAARDRGLGVIFITHNPHHAYMVGDHFSVLRLGTMELSAARADVSLEELTNHMAGGAELAALKHELAQVRGVDVEELPEAEDLKAPTASSSEGKAS, from the coding sequence ATGACCACCAACGAAACCTCCCCCAACGGCGCAGCGGTCAAGGACAAGCCCGAGACCGCCGAGCCGATCGTCGAGCTGAAGGGGGCGGGCAAGGCGTACGGCAACGTCCGCGCCCTGCACACCGTCGACCTGGCGGTGTATCCCAGCCAGGTCACCTGCGTGCTCGGCGACAACGGCGCCGGCAAGTCCACCCTGATCAAAATCATCTCCGGCCTGCACCAGCACACCGAGGGCGAATTCCTCATCGACGGCCAGGCCGTCCACCTCAGCACCCCGCGCGAAGCCCTCGACAAGGGCATCGCCACCGTCTACCAGGACCTGGCCACCGTGCCCCTGATGCCGGTGTGGCGGAACTTCTTCCTCGGCTCCGAGATGACCAAAGGCCCCTGGCCCATCCGGCGTCTGGACATCGCGAAGATGAAGGCGACCGCGGACACCGAACTGCGCAACATGGGCATCATCCTGGACGACCTCGACCAGCCGATTGGCACCCTCTCCGGCGGCCAGCGCCAGTCCGTGGCCATCGCCCGCGCCGTCTACTTCGGCGCCCGCGTCCTCATCCTGGACGAGCCCACCGCAGCCCTCGGCGTCAAACAGTCCGGCGTCGTCCTGAAGTACATCGCCGCCGCCCGCGACCGCGGACTCGGGGTCATCTTCATCACCCACAACCCCCACCACGCCTACATGGTCGGCGACCACTTCAGCGTCCTGCGCCTGGGCACCATGGAACTCTCCGCCGCCCGCGCCGACGTCAGCCTCGAAGAACTCACCAACCACATGGCAGGCGGCGCCGAACTCGCCGCACTCAAACACGAGTTGGCCCAGGTCCGCGGCGTCGACGTCGAAGAACTCCCCGAAGCCGAAGACCTCAAGGCACCCACCGCCTCCTCCTCGGAAGGAAAGGCATCCTGA
- a CDS encoding ABC transporter permease: protein MSQATAPATSSSSPAPPAAPKDGRTSERSLTRRLAARPEIGALIAAIAVYVFFFAVASPFREAGSLANVLYESSVMGIMALPVALLMIGGEFDLSAGVAVTTSALTASMWSFQLSMNVWTGVIVALVVSLAIGAFNGYMLVRTGLPSFLITLGSFLILQGANLAITKIFTGNVATDSISDMDGFDQAKKVFASEISIGGVDVKITVFYWLVFAAAATWLLLRTKFGNWIFATGGSKESARAVGVPVTFTKIALFMGVGAGAWFVGMHILFSFNTVQSGEGVGNEFLYIIAAVIGGCLLTGGYGSAIGPVIGAFIFGMVSQGIVYANWNPDWFKAFLGVMLLLAALVNLWVRSQATRR from the coding sequence ATGTCCCAGGCAACGGCACCGGCGACGAGTTCCTCGTCGCCGGCTCCGCCGGCCGCCCCCAAGGACGGCCGGACCTCGGAACGCTCCCTGACCCGCAGGCTGGCGGCCCGCCCCGAGATCGGCGCACTCATCGCGGCGATCGCCGTGTACGTCTTCTTCTTCGCGGTCGCCTCCCCCTTCCGCGAGGCCGGCTCACTGGCCAACGTGCTCTACGAGTCGTCGGTGATGGGCATCATGGCCCTCCCGGTGGCGCTCTTGATGATCGGCGGCGAGTTCGACCTCTCCGCCGGTGTCGCGGTCACCACGTCCGCGCTCACCGCGAGCATGTGGAGCTTCCAGCTCTCCATGAACGTGTGGACCGGCGTCATCGTCGCCCTCGTCGTATCCCTGGCGATCGGCGCTTTCAACGGCTACATGCTCGTACGCACCGGCCTGCCGTCGTTCCTGATCACGCTGGGGTCGTTCCTGATCCTGCAGGGCGCCAACCTCGCCATCACGAAGATCTTCACCGGCAACGTCGCCACCGACTCGATCAGTGACATGGACGGCTTCGACCAGGCCAAGAAGGTCTTCGCCTCCGAGATCAGCATCGGCGGCGTCGATGTGAAGATCACGGTCTTCTACTGGCTGGTCTTCGCCGCGGCCGCGACCTGGCTGCTGCTGCGCACCAAGTTCGGGAACTGGATCTTCGCGACCGGCGGCAGCAAGGAATCGGCCCGTGCAGTGGGTGTGCCGGTCACCTTCACCAAGATCGCCCTGTTCATGGGGGTGGGCGCGGGTGCCTGGTTCGTGGGCATGCACATTCTGTTCTCGTTCAACACCGTCCAGTCCGGCGAGGGTGTGGGCAACGAGTTCCTGTACATCATCGCCGCGGTCATCGGCGGCTGCCTGCTGACCGGCGGCTACGGATCGGCGATCGGCCCCGTGATCGGTGCCTTCATCTTCGGCATGGTCTCCCAGGGCATCGTCTACGCCAACTGGAACCCCGACTGGTTCAAGGCCTTCCTCGGCGTCATGCTCCTGCTCGCCGCCCTCGTCAATCTGTGGGTCCGCAGCCAGGCCACCCGGAGGTAA
- a CDS encoding sugar ABC transporter substrate-binding protein gives MDRTSRPRSRRFALVAAAAAAALIVTGCSSDSGGKKAEEDTGNASAGKADTPRMKVAMITHAAPGDTFWDLIRKGAEAAAAKDNVELVYSSNPDSAKQANLVQNAIDQKVDGIAVTLAKPDAMKSAVAKAKAAGIPVVGFNGGVDDWKDQGLLEYFGQDESVAGEAFGEKLNELGAKNNICVIQEQGHVALEARCAGVKKTFKGKTTNLYVNGTNMPSVKSTITAKLKQDSSIDYVVTLGAPFALTAVQSVDDAGSKAKVATFDLNKEMVSAIEDGDIQFAVDQQPYLQGYLSVDSLWLYKTNGNFSGGGQEPVLTGPAFVDKSNVEAIAKFAAKGTR, from the coding sequence ATGGACCGCACGTCTCGCCCCCGTTCCCGCAGATTCGCCCTCGTCGCCGCGGCCGCCGCAGCGGCCCTGATAGTCACCGGCTGTTCCAGCGACTCCGGCGGCAAGAAGGCCGAGGAGGACACGGGCAACGCGTCTGCCGGCAAGGCCGACACCCCCCGCATGAAGGTCGCGATGATCACCCACGCGGCCCCCGGCGACACCTTCTGGGACCTCATCCGCAAGGGTGCCGAGGCCGCCGCGGCCAAGGACAACGTCGAGCTGGTGTACTCCAGCAACCCGGACTCGGCCAAGCAGGCCAACCTGGTCCAGAACGCGATCGACCAGAAGGTCGACGGCATCGCGGTCACCCTGGCCAAGCCGGACGCCATGAAGTCCGCTGTCGCCAAGGCCAAGGCGGCCGGCATCCCGGTCGTCGGCTTCAACGGAGGCGTCGACGACTGGAAGGACCAGGGCCTCCTGGAGTACTTCGGCCAGGACGAGTCCGTCGCCGGTGAGGCCTTCGGCGAGAAGCTCAACGAACTCGGCGCCAAGAACAACATCTGTGTCATCCAGGAGCAGGGCCACGTCGCCCTGGAGGCGCGCTGCGCGGGCGTCAAGAAGACCTTCAAGGGCAAGACCACGAACCTGTACGTGAACGGCACGAACATGCCGTCCGTGAAGTCGACGATCACCGCCAAGCTCAAGCAGGACTCGTCGATCGACTACGTGGTCACCCTGGGTGCCCCGTTCGCGCTGACCGCCGTGCAGTCCGTGGACGACGCGGGCAGCAAGGCCAAGGTCGCGACCTTCGACCTCAACAAGGAGATGGTCAGCGCCATCGAGGACGGCGACATCCAGTTCGCCGTGGACCAGCAGCCGTACCTGCAGGGCTACCTCTCGGTCGACTCCCTGTGGCTCTACAAGACCAACGGCAACTTCAGTGGCGGTGGCCAGGAGCCGGTGCTGACCGGTCCCGCGTTCGTCGACAAGTCCAACGTCGAGGCCATCGCGAAGTTCGCCGCGAAGGGCACTCGGTGA
- the iolC gene encoding 5-dehydro-2-deoxygluconokinase, which produces MTESFDLITMGRIGVDLYPLQTGVPLARVETFGKFLGGSAANVAVAAARLGRSTAIVTRTGDDPFGAYLHQALKEFGVDDRWVTPVEAYPTPVTFCEIFPPDDFPLYFYRQPKAPDLEIRTDELDFFAVRAAKIFWITGTGLSEEPSRSATLAALKARDKAGTTVFDLDWRPMFWKDPAEARPYYAEALRHVTVAVGNLDECEVATGVREPRACAEALLEAGVELAVVKQGPKGVLAVHRDGTTAEVPPVPVEVVNGLGAGDAFGGSLCHGLLAGWELEKTMGYANAAGALVASRLACSSAMPTAAEVEDLVASRA; this is translated from the coding sequence ATGACCGAGTCCTTCGACCTGATCACCATGGGTCGCATCGGGGTCGATCTCTACCCTCTGCAGACCGGAGTGCCGCTCGCGCGTGTCGAAACCTTCGGTAAATTCCTCGGTGGCTCGGCGGCCAACGTGGCGGTCGCCGCGGCCCGTCTCGGCCGTTCCACGGCGATCGTCACCCGAACCGGCGATGATCCCTTCGGAGCCTATCTGCACCAGGCTCTCAAGGAGTTCGGGGTCGACGATCGCTGGGTCACCCCCGTCGAGGCGTACCCGACGCCGGTCACGTTTTGTGAGATCTTCCCGCCCGACGACTTCCCGCTGTACTTCTACCGGCAGCCCAAGGCGCCCGACCTGGAGATCCGCACCGACGAGCTGGACTTCTTCGCCGTCCGGGCGGCGAAGATCTTCTGGATCACCGGCACCGGTCTGAGCGAGGAGCCCAGCCGCTCCGCCACGCTCGCGGCCCTCAAGGCACGCGACAAGGCCGGCACCACCGTCTTCGACCTCGACTGGCGCCCCATGTTCTGGAAGGACCCGGCCGAGGCACGCCCGTACTACGCCGAAGCCCTGCGGCACGTCACCGTCGCCGTCGGCAACCTCGACGAGTGCGAGGTCGCCACCGGCGTCCGCGAGCCGCGCGCCTGCGCCGAGGCACTCCTCGAAGCGGGCGTGGAACTGGCCGTCGTCAAGCAGGGTCCCAAGGGCGTCCTCGCCGTCCACCGCGACGGCACCACCGCCGAAGTGCCGCCCGTACCCGTCGAGGTGGTCAACGGCCTCGGCGCGGGCGACGCGTTCGGCGGCTCGCTCTGCCACGGACTGCTGGCCGGCTGGGAGCTGGAGAAGACCATGGGGTACGCCAACGCGGCCGGTGCCCTGGTCGCCTCCCGCCTCGCCTGCTCCTCCGCGATGCCGACCGCCGCCGAGGTCGAGGATCTCGTCGCCTCCCGCGCCTGA
- a CDS encoding Cgl0159 family (beta/alpha)8-fold protein, whose product MSITIPDLVRVRARHPEAVAEAAARRTRRPLVGDSGRLMIVAADHPARGALGVGDRRLAMANRADLLERLCIALSRPGVDGVLATADILDDLLLLGALENKVVMGSMNRGGLAGAVFEMDDRFTGHRAEDMARLNFDAGKLLLRIDYDDPGSLTTLESTARAIDDMAAHRLPVFVEPFISRRVEGTVRNDLTAEAVTRSIAIASGLGGTSAYTWLKLPVTSDPDDMAAVLETSTLPAVLLGGEVGRDQEGAYERWRKALRLPTVQGLVVGRSLLYPAEGSVETAVDTAVGLL is encoded by the coding sequence TTGAGCATCACCATCCCCGACCTCGTCAGGGTGCGCGCCCGGCACCCGGAGGCGGTGGCCGAAGCGGCTGCCCGCCGGACCCGGCGTCCCCTCGTCGGCGACAGCGGCCGCCTGATGATCGTGGCGGCCGACCACCCGGCACGCGGCGCGCTCGGAGTCGGCGATCGCAGGCTGGCGATGGCCAACCGCGCCGACCTGCTGGAGCGGCTGTGTATCGCGCTGTCGCGGCCGGGCGTGGACGGGGTGCTCGCCACCGCCGACATCCTGGACGACCTGCTCCTGCTCGGCGCGCTGGAGAACAAGGTCGTCATGGGCTCCATGAACCGCGGCGGCCTGGCCGGTGCCGTCTTCGAGATGGACGACCGGTTCACCGGACACCGTGCCGAGGACATGGCCCGGCTGAACTTCGACGCGGGCAAGCTGCTGCTGCGCATCGACTACGACGACCCCGGCTCGCTGACCACCCTGGAGTCGACCGCCCGCGCGATCGACGACATGGCCGCGCACCGGCTTCCCGTGTTCGTCGAGCCGTTCATCTCCCGCCGCGTCGAGGGAACGGTCCGCAACGACCTCACCGCCGAGGCCGTCACCCGCTCCATCGCCATAGCCTCGGGGCTCGGCGGCACCTCCGCCTACACCTGGCTGAAACTGCCCGTCACCAGCGACCCGGACGACATGGCCGCCGTGCTGGAGACCTCGACCCTGCCCGCCGTCCTGCTCGGCGGCGAGGTCGGCAGGGACCAGGAGGGCGCGTACGAGAGATGGCGCAAGGCCCTGCGACTGCCCACCGTCCAGGGTCTGGTCGTCGGCCGGTCCCTGCTCTATCCCGCCGAGGGCAGTGTGGAGACCGCGGTGGACACCGCGGTCGGCCTGCTCTGA
- the iolB gene encoding 5-deoxy-glucuronate isomerase, producing MTSAHHLPAGKAASGPYAVDVTPESAGWDHSSLRVLELAPGGTHLFTAGDSEWIVTSLGGGCSVTVGDDFGRDEFELRGRTSVFSGASDFVYVPRDATATLTSADGGRFALTGARCSRRLPARYGPAESVPVELRGTGNCSRMVRNFGAAGVFECDKLIAVEVITPGGNWSSYPPHKHDENRPGEESELEEIYYFEIADHEGTPGLGYQRVSPSGHGSGTDVLAEVRGGDVVLIPDGWHGPSIAAPGHDMYYLNVMAGPGADRAWLICDHPDHAWIRDTWPSQPVDPRLTRTTQ from the coding sequence ATGACCAGCGCACACCACCTGCCCGCGGGCAAGGCCGCGAGCGGCCCGTACGCCGTGGACGTCACCCCGGAGAGCGCCGGCTGGGACCACTCCAGCCTCCGCGTCCTCGAACTGGCACCCGGTGGCACGCACTTGTTCACCGCCGGGGACAGCGAGTGGATCGTGACCTCGCTCGGCGGCGGCTGCAGCGTCACGGTCGGTGACGACTTCGGCCGCGACGAGTTCGAACTGCGCGGCCGCACGAGCGTGTTCAGCGGTGCCAGCGACTTCGTATACGTTCCGCGGGACGCGACCGCGACGCTCACCTCGGCCGACGGCGGGCGTTTCGCGCTCACCGGGGCCCGCTGTTCCCGGCGTCTGCCGGCCCGCTACGGGCCCGCCGAGTCCGTCCCGGTCGAGCTGCGCGGCACCGGCAACTGCTCGCGCATGGTCCGAAACTTCGGCGCGGCCGGGGTCTTCGAGTGCGACAAGCTCATCGCGGTCGAGGTGATCACCCCGGGCGGCAACTGGTCCTCGTACCCGCCGCACAAGCACGACGAGAACCGGCCCGGCGAGGAGTCGGAGCTGGAGGAGATCTACTACTTCGAGATCGCCGACCACGAGGGCACGCCCGGCCTCGGCTACCAGCGGGTCTCCCCGTCCGGCCACGGCAGCGGCACCGATGTGCTCGCCGAGGTGCGCGGCGGCGACGTCGTCCTGATCCCGGACGGCTGGCACGGCCCCTCCATCGCCGCGCCCGGCCACGACATGTACTACCTCAACGTCATGGCGGGCCCCGGCGCCGACCGGGCCTGGCTGATCTGCGACCACCCCGACCACGCCTGGATCCGCGACACCTGGCCGAGCCAGCCCGTCGACCCCCGGCTGACCCGAACCACCCAGTGA